From Sporosarcina sp. Te-1, the proteins below share one genomic window:
- a CDS encoding Mrp/NBP35 family ATP-binding protein — MMTEQNVREIVGELQDPFLHRPLSETGGIVNVSVKAEKAHVSVKLAIAKINTAEQMALQMKVVEVLKAAGADSVGIRFEELPAETLEKFRGTATEAETQDLLSPLNDITFISIASGKGGVGKSTVSVNLAVALARLGKKVGLIDADIYGFSIPDMMGITDLPIVRGDRIIPVDRFGVKVISMGFFVEDNAPVVWRGPMLGKVLDQFFRDVEWGPLDYLILDLPPGTGDVALDIHQMIPSSKEIVVTTPHPTAAFVAARAGAMALQTEHDILGVIENMAWFESKLTGEKEYVFGSGGGPKLAEELRTELVGQIPLGQPDWNESDFAPSVYAENHPIGAIYMQIASNVIEKTK; from the coding sequence GTGATGACAGAACAGAACGTCCGTGAGATCGTTGGCGAATTACAAGATCCGTTTCTACATAGACCGTTATCCGAGACTGGCGGAATTGTAAATGTATCCGTAAAAGCGGAGAAAGCGCACGTAAGTGTAAAACTTGCTATTGCCAAAATCAATACGGCGGAACAAATGGCCTTACAAATGAAAGTCGTTGAGGTGTTGAAAGCGGCTGGGGCGGATTCGGTAGGGATTCGGTTTGAAGAATTGCCGGCTGAAACACTTGAGAAATTCAGAGGAACCGCAACGGAAGCTGAGACACAAGATCTGCTATCTCCTTTAAATGATATTACCTTCATTTCCATCGCATCCGGCAAAGGCGGCGTCGGCAAATCGACAGTTTCCGTCAATCTTGCGGTCGCCCTAGCCCGACTTGGAAAGAAGGTCGGTTTAATTGATGCCGATATTTATGGATTCAGTATCCCGGATATGATGGGCATTACCGATTTGCCGATCGTTCGCGGCGACCGGATCATCCCGGTCGACCGGTTTGGCGTCAAGGTCATTTCTATGGGCTTCTTCGTTGAAGATAACGCACCGGTCGTATGGCGTGGGCCTATGTTAGGAAAGGTGCTCGACCAATTCTTCCGAGATGTAGAATGGGGTCCTCTTGACTACCTCATCTTGGACTTGCCGCCAGGCACTGGTGACGTAGCGCTCGATATCCACCAAATGATCCCTTCATCCAAAGAGATTGTCGTAACGACGCCACATCCAACTGCGGCATTCGTTGCTGCACGTGCGGGTGCTATGGCATTACAGACGGAACATGATATTTTAGGCGTCATCGAAAACATGGCATGGTTCGAATCGAAATTGACTGGGGAGAAAGAGTACGTCTTTGGTTCTGGAGGCGGTCCAAAGCTTGCAGAAGAGCTTCGGACGGAATTGGTAGGGCAGATTCCGTTAGGACAGCCTGATTGGAATGAAAGTGATTTCGCTCCTTCGGTTTATGCCGAAAACCACCCAATTGGCGCCATTTATATGCAGATTGCTTCAAATGTAATTGAAAAGACGAAATGA
- a CDS encoding serine dehydratase subunit alpha family protein — MERNRIAAILEKELVVALGCTEPVAIALAAATAKSHVEGEIEQIVVKASGNIIKNAKSVGIPGMTGKGLDFAAAIGAAGGNPERKLELLEGLTKEHELKAFQLIEEGKVQAGQADTPKRLYIEVKVKTDQQEALVIISDNHSNITLIEVDGEVIFRGGCENIGIRSEEEELDALTLDEIYEWVLHAELAELSLVKRSIELNKVIGLEGLSGNYGLNVGRTIRENVKKGILSDDLATAAMSLAAAGSDARMAGSTLPVMANTGSGNQGIAVTLPVVAAAEKLQASEERMVRAVALSHLVTIHIKSKFGRLSALCGVTAAGMGASAAIVYLLGGTLQQVKAAVQNTIGNVSGMICDGAKAGCAMKVSTCSNVAVQSALLAINDQQIQSTDGFIHDDVEKSIEAFCTLGNEGTRQTDEWILKLMMEK; from the coding sequence ATGGAGAGAAATAGAATTGCGGCGATATTGGAGAAAGAATTGGTGGTGGCGTTAGGATGTACTGAGCCAGTTGCTATTGCCTTGGCGGCTGCGACAGCCAAAAGCCATGTGGAAGGTGAAATTGAGCAAATCGTTGTGAAAGCCAGCGGAAATATCATCAAAAATGCAAAGTCAGTAGGGATTCCGGGCATGACAGGCAAAGGACTCGACTTTGCTGCGGCAATCGGAGCTGCTGGAGGCAATCCGGAAAGGAAATTGGAGTTGCTGGAAGGCTTAACAAAAGAGCATGAGCTGAAAGCGTTTCAATTGATTGAAGAAGGCAAAGTCCAGGCGGGCCAAGCGGATACGCCGAAACGATTATATATTGAAGTGAAGGTTAAGACAGATCAACAGGAAGCTCTCGTTATTATTAGCGATAACCATAGCAATATCACATTGATTGAAGTCGACGGCGAAGTCATTTTTCGCGGAGGATGTGAAAACATTGGCATCCGCTCTGAAGAGGAAGAGCTGGATGCGTTAACGCTCGATGAAATTTATGAATGGGTACTGCACGCGGAGTTAGCTGAGTTATCCCTTGTGAAGAGAAGCATTGAACTGAATAAGGTGATCGGGTTGGAGGGGCTTTCGGGCAACTACGGATTAAATGTCGGCAGAACGATCCGGGAAAATGTGAAGAAAGGGATCTTGTCCGATGATTTAGCGACAGCCGCCATGTCTCTTGCTGCCGCAGGTTCGGATGCCCGGATGGCAGGTTCGACCCTGCCGGTTATGGCGAACACGGGAAGCGGGAATCAAGGGATTGCCGTTACGCTTCCGGTCGTTGCGGCAGCAGAGAAACTCCAAGCTTCTGAGGAACGCATGGTTCGTGCAGTAGCATTGAGTCATTTAGTTACTATCCATATCAAATCAAAATTTGGCCGTCTATCGGCGTTGTGTGGTGTAACGGCAGCTGGGATGGGTGCAAGCGCCGCGATCGTCTATTTGCTCGGCGGTACACTTCAACAAGTGAAAGCAGCTGTGCAGAACACAATCGGCAATGTATCTGGCATGATTTGCGACGGGGCAAAGGCCGGATGTGCCATGAAGGTTTCAACTTGTTCGAACGTAGCTGTCCAATCGGCGTTGCTTGCGATCAATGATCAGCAAATTCAATCCACAGACGGTTTCATTCACGATGACGTCGAAAAAAGCATTGAAGCCTTTTGTACACTAGGAAATGAAGGAACACGTCAAACAGATGAATGGATATTGAAATTAATGATGGAGAAATAA
- a CDS encoding N-acetylmuramoyl-L-alanine amidase, translating to MKRWLIIGLLFLCSLGVVLYGVKASDRGFFLPEKLAGVKIVLDPGHGGLDGGASVDEVVERDITLSISHELKKKLENKGAVVMMTREKDGDAIAEHAPSEKFGTNRERKFADLKLRERIAIEEDPDIFVSVHVNAIPDSKWRGAQVFFHPEGHPSGELLAKSIQSSFRESLKNTDREALSIKGVYLLKKVPMPSVLVETGFISNPEERGLLVDPAYQAKVADAIVDGIIEFYQSEERESR from the coding sequence ATGAAGCGGTGGCTCATTATCGGGCTATTATTTCTCTGTTCGTTAGGCGTAGTACTGTATGGAGTGAAAGCATCCGATCGGGGGTTTTTTCTGCCGGAAAAATTAGCAGGAGTCAAGATTGTACTTGATCCAGGGCATGGGGGGCTGGATGGAGGAGCGTCAGTTGATGAAGTGGTTGAGCGGGATATCACATTATCCATTTCCCATGAATTGAAGAAGAAACTAGAAAATAAAGGTGCAGTCGTGATGATGACGCGGGAGAAGGACGGTGATGCAATCGCAGAACATGCGCCGAGTGAAAAGTTTGGTACCAATCGCGAGCGTAAATTTGCCGATCTGAAATTGAGGGAACGTATTGCGATTGAAGAAGATCCGGATATCTTTGTCAGCGTTCATGTCAACGCTATACCTGATTCCAAGTGGCGGGGAGCTCAAGTGTTTTTCCATCCGGAAGGGCATCCGTCTGGGGAACTGCTGGCCAAGTCCATTCAATCCTCCTTTCGTGAATCGTTGAAGAATACTGATCGTGAGGCGCTTTCAATAAAAGGCGTCTATCTCTTGAAGAAGGTTCCTATGCCTTCTGTCTTGGTTGAAACGGGGTTTATTTCCAATCCGGAAGAACGTGGCCTGCTTGTGGATCCTGCTTATCAAGCTAAAGTAGCCGACGCGATTGTAGATGGAATTATCGAGTTTTATCAATCCGAGGAGAGAGAAAGCAGATAG
- a CDS encoding suppressor of fused domain protein has translation MSEEVMTTGWDAIDQAVKTIYGEQEPKHYGTLISYALGGSDPLDGISVYKADKPVAHWHFVTYGFSELYEKETDNSEESGYGFELTCRLVRQEDEEEPPAWALNLLQNMGRYVFTSGNVFQAGDYLDANGPICLGVDTELTALAFVEDPELEAIDTPNGRVEFLQMVGITHDELEAMQTWNTLGVLAAGLPQIPFYVTDLERGSLLTDKSVAEAVYNGTEKEGSNTGFLFVDQLDWDAGKKGWLRKSPSVLTIGAKQAEIIGKLLRGRLLKGKELTLSGAGIRVRFAPGDQSGFEQSDDLICITLNEEAVGEMSRKLLPKQGEFEVPVKEGLSVHIAKTTITDQEGNIVKTFG, from the coding sequence GTGAGCGAGGAAGTCATGACAACAGGCTGGGATGCGATTGATCAAGCTGTGAAGACCATTTACGGTGAACAGGAACCGAAACATTATGGCACGCTTATTTCGTATGCATTGGGAGGATCGGATCCATTGGATGGGATCAGTGTGTACAAGGCGGATAAGCCGGTGGCGCATTGGCATTTTGTAACCTATGGCTTCTCAGAACTCTATGAAAAGGAAACAGACAACTCGGAAGAAAGCGGCTATGGTTTCGAATTGACATGTCGCCTTGTCCGGCAAGAGGACGAGGAAGAGCCGCCTGCATGGGCATTGAATTTGCTGCAAAATATGGGGCGGTATGTCTTTACAAGTGGCAATGTGTTTCAGGCGGGTGACTATTTGGATGCGAACGGGCCGATTTGTCTAGGGGTGGACACCGAGTTAACAGCCCTGGCATTTGTAGAAGATCCGGAATTGGAGGCGATCGATACGCCGAATGGCCGGGTCGAATTTCTCCAAATGGTCGGCATTACACATGATGAATTAGAAGCTATGCAAACGTGGAACACGTTAGGCGTACTGGCTGCCGGTCTGCCACAAATTCCTTTCTATGTTACGGACTTAGAGCGCGGCTCGCTCTTGACGGATAAGTCAGTTGCCGAAGCGGTTTATAATGGAACGGAGAAAGAGGGTTCTAATACGGGATTCTTGTTTGTAGATCAACTGGATTGGGACGCTGGCAAAAAGGGATGGCTGCGCAAAAGTCCATCTGTGCTGACTATTGGGGCGAAACAAGCGGAAATCATAGGAAAGCTGCTTCGCGGTCGACTGTTGAAGGGGAAGGAATTGACATTATCGGGAGCGGGGATTCGCGTTAGGTTTGCGCCTGGAGACCAGTCTGGATTTGAGCAATCGGACGATCTCATCTGTATCACGTTGAATGAGGAAGCTGTGGGTGAAATGAGCAGAAAGCTGCTGCCCAAGCAAGGTGAATTTGAGGTGCCAGTGAAAGAAGGCTTGAGCGTGCACATAGCGAAAACGACCATTACAGATCAGGAAGGGAACATTGTTAAAACGTTCGGCTAA
- a CDS encoding YceI family protein, which yields MANWTVDNSHSSIGFSVKHMMVSKVKGVFEDYSATVTAEDLTDLTTASISFDIQTASINTKSEDRDNHLRSADFFNVEDYPSISFRSTNIEKDGDDEYKVTGDLTIKDVTKSVTFDVEYNGKGMNPWGVDVYGFEAETKLNREEFGLTWNAALETGGVLVGKDIKITIDLEVNPAQAE from the coding sequence ATGGCAAATTGGACAGTAGACAACTCGCATTCCAGTATCGGTTTTTCCGTAAAGCACATGATGGTTTCAAAAGTGAAAGGTGTCTTTGAAGATTATTCGGCTACTGTAACGGCAGAGGACTTGACCGACTTAACGACAGCTTCCATCTCTTTTGATATTCAAACCGCTTCGATCAACACAAAATCGGAGGACCGTGATAATCACCTTCGTTCTGCTGACTTTTTCAACGTCGAGGATTATCCATCGATTTCTTTCCGATCAACGAATATTGAGAAAGACGGCGATGACGAGTACAAAGTGACAGGCGATTTGACGATTAAAGACGTTACAAAATCGGTAACATTCGATGTAGAGTACAATGGGAAAGGTATGAATCCTTGGGGCGTAGACGTATATGGATTTGAGGCGGAAACTAAATTGAACCGGGAAGAATTCGGTTTGACTTGGAATGCTGCTCTTGAAACAGGCGGTGTATTGGTAGGAAAAGACATTAAGATCACGATCGACTTGGAAGTAAATCCTGCACAAGCTGAATAA
- a CDS encoding rhodanese-like domain-containing protein has translation MKEITTIELQEQLEQGTPFNLIDVREEEEVAQGMIPSAVHIPLGEIPERLEEIDKGKAYIVICRSGGRSGRACEFLEAQGFDVTNMVGGMLAWQGEVE, from the coding sequence GTGAAAGAAATTACAACAATCGAGTTGCAGGAACAATTGGAACAAGGAACGCCATTCAACCTCATTGATGTTCGAGAAGAGGAAGAAGTAGCGCAAGGAATGATTCCGTCAGCGGTTCATATACCGCTTGGTGAAATACCGGAACGTCTCGAGGAAATCGATAAAGGCAAAGCATATATCGTCATTTGCCGATCCGGCGGGCGCAGTGGACGTGCTTGTGAATTTCTGGAGGCGCAAGGCTTTGATGTGACTAACATGGTCGGCGGCATGCTTGCGTGGCAAGGTGAAGTGGAATAA
- a CDS encoding S8 family serine peptidase yields the protein MRNVHKLLSGEEEQAVIVHLSGEPVVLQERLAALDGLLFTAGTAEKAVRLQQQRVINEMAARKIRFDKIEAFRTVLNAFSVRIQAKDIEKLRAIEDVVWIEPDLSVRAASTFAVADVSDNETEKDLVYPELQALWAEGIEGQGIKVAVLDSGIDKNHPDLKDVYKGGKNFIVQSNPEEYALPRDENDPSETSPLERPEGAPEKHPITGSPFESHHGTHIAGILAGKNGVKGVAPQIDLYAYRVFGAYTVGKTSYILKAIEEAVIQKMDVINLSLSGDSDLETHAVSVALNNAVMAGVVAISTAGNTGPVRGSVRAPGTSRLGIAVGNSTRDDQVDSSSSRGPSKPNFDIKPDVLAPGTEIFSTMPRYVEGDPGTVYDDAYKRETGTSQAAPYIAGVAALIKQAHPDWTPFDIKVALANTAKVLNTDKFDVFDQGAGRVQPYAAVHPTILAYSIEEVDVNGEGEFVVNRKGSVTFGPVPLTEDVSITKPLLVKDVKGTGGEYDVTVQVTKSFGDAKVSIDQPSFKLHGEQMLHITLTASKNLDTKYRDEILGYIYIANSDRAVKISLPFAADFSNGATVTPAIEEFSITKKDISFTEKEADQQTVVRLSVNTDVSYPSLELVDYVTKEAKDSLFYQDGISLGAREFPILHQYRSSWMDEEVTLADGIYSFNFMGMVKALSLTDSIGPVFVKTTKPAVTATIRSSEVQGRVTDQYIVFNNALQELGEGFDLNDKLHVSYIVSKDGVASEPVSISLSQDGTFLIELPSFEAKDLLTIVVVDAAGNSAEFLVQREDDK from the coding sequence ATGCGCAACGTTCATAAGCTGTTATCGGGAGAGGAAGAGCAAGCAGTTATCGTTCATTTGAGCGGAGAACCCGTTGTTCTTCAGGAAAGGCTGGCTGCATTGGACGGCCTTCTGTTCACTGCAGGAACTGCTGAAAAGGCGGTGCGCCTCCAGCAACAACGTGTCATCAATGAAATGGCTGCAAGGAAGATCAGATTTGATAAAATCGAGGCGTTCCGAACGGTACTAAACGCTTTTTCTGTACGTATCCAAGCAAAAGATATCGAGAAGCTTCGTGCCATTGAGGATGTAGTTTGGATTGAACCTGATTTGAGTGTAAGGGCAGCGAGTACATTCGCAGTTGCTGACGTGTCCGATAACGAGACAGAAAAGGATCTCGTCTATCCTGAATTGCAGGCTCTCTGGGCGGAAGGGATTGAAGGACAAGGGATCAAGGTTGCGGTGCTTGATTCTGGCATTGATAAGAACCATCCCGACTTAAAGGATGTATATAAAGGTGGAAAAAACTTTATCGTTCAATCCAATCCGGAGGAATACGCCCTTCCTAGGGATGAAAATGATCCGTCCGAGACATCGCCTTTGGAACGTCCGGAAGGCGCACCTGAAAAACATCCGATTACAGGATCCCCTTTCGAATCACATCATGGAACTCATATCGCAGGTATTCTTGCCGGCAAGAATGGAGTCAAAGGTGTAGCGCCGCAAATCGATCTGTATGCGTATCGAGTGTTTGGCGCGTATACGGTCGGTAAAACATCTTATATTCTTAAAGCGATTGAAGAAGCGGTCATTCAGAAAATGGATGTCATCAATCTGTCGCTAAGCGGAGATAGCGATTTGGAAACCCATGCTGTTTCCGTCGCGCTCAATAATGCGGTCATGGCGGGGGTGGTTGCCATCAGCACTGCTGGCAATACGGGCCCGGTGCGCGGCTCGGTACGGGCTCCCGGAACTTCCAGACTCGGAATTGCTGTCGGGAATTCAACTAGGGATGATCAGGTGGATAGCTCCAGCTCACGTGGCCCCTCAAAGCCGAATTTCGACATTAAGCCGGATGTGTTGGCTCCAGGTACAGAAATCTTCTCGACGATGCCAAGATATGTGGAAGGTGACCCCGGAACTGTTTATGATGACGCATATAAACGGGAAACTGGGACATCTCAGGCAGCTCCTTACATAGCGGGTGTTGCTGCGCTTATAAAGCAGGCCCATCCGGATTGGACGCCATTTGATATTAAAGTGGCGCTTGCGAACACAGCGAAAGTGCTGAATACTGACAAGTTTGATGTGTTCGATCAAGGAGCGGGACGTGTGCAGCCCTATGCAGCAGTTCACCCTACTATTCTCGCGTATTCCATTGAGGAAGTTGACGTGAATGGCGAGGGGGAATTTGTTGTAAATCGAAAAGGTTCCGTTACGTTTGGTCCAGTGCCGTTGACTGAAGATGTATCCATTACCAAACCGCTTCTTGTGAAAGATGTGAAAGGAACCGGCGGGGAGTATGATGTCACAGTTCAAGTGACGAAATCATTCGGAGACGCGAAAGTAAGCATCGATCAACCGTCCTTCAAACTGCATGGTGAACAAATGCTCCACATTACGTTAACAGCATCGAAAAATCTGGATACGAAATACCGCGATGAAATATTGGGCTATATCTATATTGCAAACAGTGATCGAGCGGTTAAAATTTCATTGCCGTTTGCGGCTGATTTTAGCAACGGAGCGACTGTAACGCCTGCGATTGAGGAGTTTAGTATAACGAAGAAGGATATATCCTTTACTGAGAAGGAAGCAGACCAACAAACGGTTGTCAGGTTGTCGGTTAATACCGATGTATCCTACCCTTCTCTCGAGCTTGTTGATTATGTAACAAAAGAGGCTAAGGATAGTTTATTCTATCAAGATGGTATCAGTCTGGGGGCACGGGAATTCCCGATTCTTCATCAGTATAGGTCTAGTTGGATGGATGAAGAGGTGACGCTCGCAGATGGGATATATTCGTTTAATTTTATGGGGATGGTAAAGGCGTTGTCCCTGACAGATAGCATTGGCCCTGTTTTTGTAAAAACAACAAAGCCTGCCGTGACCGCTACCATCCGTTCCTCAGAGGTGCAAGGCCGAGTTACAGATCAATATATTGTTTTTAACAATGCTTTGCAGGAGCTCGGAGAAGGTTTTGATCTGAATGATAAACTGCATGTATCGTACATCGTATCAAAAGATGGTGTAGCGAGTGAACCGGTATCTATTTCGCTGAGTCAAGACGGGACGTTTTTGATTGAACTTCCTTCATTTGAAGCTAAAGATCTACTCACCATAGTCGTTGTAGATGCGGCTGGGAATTCGGCTGAATTCCTAGTGCAGCGAGAAGACGATAAATAA
- a CDS encoding disulfide oxidoreductase: MVNKPLLLSWVTAIIAMAGSLFFSERMGFIPCTLCWYQRILMYPLVVLLGIAFYRNDQGIYKYVLPLSIIGMVISSYHYALQKIPSLQEFSACTSGVPCSGQYVNYFGFVTIPFMALIAFSMITILMLILWRRK; the protein is encoded by the coding sequence GTGGTAAATAAACCTCTACTACTCTCATGGGTTACAGCTATCATCGCAATGGCCGGAAGTTTGTTTTTCAGTGAGCGAATGGGGTTTATCCCTTGTACACTTTGCTGGTATCAGCGGATTCTCATGTACCCCCTTGTCGTCTTATTGGGGATTGCGTTTTATCGAAATGACCAGGGCATTTATAAGTATGTATTGCCACTATCAATCATTGGCATGGTCATTTCTTCTTATCATTATGCGTTGCAAAAAATTCCCTCTTTACAGGAATTTAGCGCGTGTACAAGCGGTGTTCCATGTTCAGGCCAATACGTTAACTACTTTGGTTTTGTAACGATTCCTTTCATGGCATTGATCGCCTTTTCGATGATTACCATTTTGATGCTCATTCTATGGAGACGCAAATAA
- a CDS encoding KinB-signaling pathway activation protein, which yields MTIRNWVKFFFNALLIGGGITAIVGLIVRWEFFSQYVASGEYIEFIGAFLWMIFLGFTMSVVAQMGFFAYLTVHQFGVNMFRSLTLWNWVQLLIIAVVLFDLIFFRFQLTSENTGRTVLYLVLLFTLLATSIVTAYYKAKWTKKHALISALFFMIVITTLEWLPALMVRSGNIDSWVTILLFPLLAVNAYQLLMLPKYNRKSDEDKAKLEERREARKLAKAK from the coding sequence GTGACGATACGAAATTGGGTAAAGTTCTTTTTTAATGCGTTGTTGATCGGAGGAGGGATCACGGCAATCGTTGGGTTGATTGTCCGGTGGGAATTCTTCTCGCAATATGTAGCGTCTGGGGAATATATCGAATTTATCGGCGCCTTTTTATGGATGATCTTTCTCGGTTTTACGATGAGTGTTGTGGCTCAAATGGGCTTTTTTGCTTATTTGACGGTACACCAATTCGGGGTGAACATGTTCCGCTCCTTAACATTATGGAATTGGGTCCAGCTGTTGATCATAGCGGTAGTGCTGTTCGATCTCATCTTTTTCAGATTCCAACTGACGTCTGAGAATACGGGCCGGACGGTACTATATTTAGTGTTGCTGTTTACATTATTGGCTACGTCCATTGTCACAGCTTATTACAAAGCAAAGTGGACAAAAAAACATGCACTGATTTCCGCTTTGTTTTTCATGATTGTTATTACGACACTTGAATGGCTGCCTGCCTTAATGGTTCGTTCAGGCAATATTGATTCATGGGTGACGATTTTATTATTCCCATTGCTTGCAGTCAATGCATATCAATTATTGATGCTGCCAAAGTATAATCGGAAATCAGATGAAGACAAAGCCAAATTGGAGGAGCGCCGAGAAGCGCGAAAATTGGCGAAAGCAAAATAA
- the gerD gene encoding spore germination lipoprotein GerD: MRKKWIFLIACAFLLFGCTQQQQNPNYDEMKKMMTDALQTEDGKKALRKTLTDPEFRELIVLEQAEVKKSIEDTLLSKKGEDFWKHTFEDPKFTESVAKSIKKQQQDIMTQLMNDSSFQKQMQDFFGSPDMQKQLETILKSSDLKKQMEKSIEDTINNPLMQAKWQELILKAGEVAPTKGEGDKGGGGGESGGEGAGGGGDKGGGGGQ, from the coding sequence ATGAGAAAGAAGTGGATCTTTTTAATCGCTTGCGCATTTCTACTATTCGGATGTACTCAGCAGCAGCAAAATCCGAACTACGATGAAATGAAAAAGATGATGACAGATGCATTGCAAACCGAAGATGGTAAAAAAGCACTTCGAAAAACACTCACTGATCCGGAATTCCGGGAGCTGATTGTTTTGGAGCAAGCAGAAGTGAAAAAATCCATTGAAGATACTTTGCTATCCAAAAAAGGCGAAGACTTTTGGAAACATACATTTGAGGATCCAAAATTCACGGAATCAGTTGCCAAGAGCATAAAAAAACAGCAACAAGACATTATGACGCAACTCATGAACGACTCGTCCTTCCAGAAACAAATGCAAGATTTCTTTGGATCGCCGGATATGCAAAAACAACTGGAAACTATCTTGAAATCATCTGATTTAAAGAAGCAAATGGAAAAGTCCATTGAAGATACGATTAACAACCCGCTTATGCAAGCTAAATGGCAGGAATTGATACTAAAAGCTGGAGAAGTGGCGCCTACTAAAGGAGAAGGAGACAAAGGCGGCGGTGGTGGTGAAAGCGGTGGTGAAGGGGCAGGTGGCGGAGGAGATAAAGGCGGAGGAGGAGGCCAATAG
- a CDS encoding MerR family transcriptional regulator, whose amino-acid sequence MYTVKEVAALLQLTEHTVRYYTDKGLVPRLKRDHRNNRQFNQASVNWLLCHLRHCGMPIENIKTYISLCLEGDATAEERYKIMRKQQAAALAQLAEAKQRAAYIEGKANHYFNLIHDMNSDAHRKGDQ is encoded by the coding sequence ATGTATACAGTAAAGGAAGTGGCAGCCCTGCTCCAGTTGACTGAGCACACGGTTCGCTATTATACAGACAAGGGATTGGTCCCCCGTTTGAAGCGTGATCATCGTAACAATCGCCAGTTCAATCAAGCGTCGGTGAACTGGCTCTTATGTCACCTGCGGCATTGCGGCATGCCGATTGAAAATATCAAAACCTATATCTCCCTTTGTCTGGAAGGGGACGCCACCGCGGAAGAACGCTATAAAATCATGCGCAAGCAACAAGCTGCGGCCCTTGCCCAGCTGGCGGAAGCGAAACAAAGAGCTGCCTATATTGAAGGGAAAGCAAACCACTATTTTAACTTGATTCATGATATGAATTCCGATGCTCACAGGAAGGGAGATCAGTGA
- a CDS encoding FAD-dependent monooxygenase, producing the protein MRAAVKRDNRIDLRYDTRIVAVEQDEDSAWAVTDQGERIQGDLLIGADGHNSQVRTYVAPNRPNATYAGYMGWIASVSENDLPEHLRPAGNRPSVEMFDSYDGFKFGSIIEREGGSNSGSRRIGCTWYDNKRSGLLRQLGCVKGLVVRHSLNGPDIPEQTLRELAEETENWPEPWRSAAYHAIEERTLIGIPIKEYVPERLVNGRIALVGDAAHVPAPVTASGFNESLQDAVALGKCVEVGIQGRAALQALAEYESLRLEKVRQMVQSGQFYSRSFGRP; encoded by the coding sequence TTGCGTGCGGCAGTCAAACGGGACAACAGGATTGACTTGCGTTATGATACCCGCATTGTGGCGGTAGAACAGGATGAGGACTCGGCGTGGGCGGTGACAGATCAGGGAGAGAGGATTCAAGGGGATCTGTTGATTGGTGCGGATGGACATAACAGTCAAGTGCGGACATATGTCGCACCGAATCGACCGAATGCCACATACGCTGGCTATATGGGGTGGATTGCCTCCGTGAGCGAGAACGATTTGCCTGAACATCTGCGTCCTGCTGGGAACAGGCCTTCTGTTGAGATGTTCGACAGTTATGATGGTTTTAAGTTCGGTTCCATTATTGAAAGAGAGGGAGGCTCCAATTCTGGGAGTCGCCGAATTGGTTGTACTTGGTATGATAATAAAAGAAGCGGTTTATTGCGACAGCTGGGCTGCGTCAAAGGGTTGGTCGTCCGTCATTCGTTGAACGGGCCTGATATTCCGGAACAGACGCTCAGGGAGCTGGCGGAAGAGACGGAGAATTGGCCCGAACCATGGCGTTCAGCTGCGTATCATGCGATAGAAGAACGGACGTTAATCGGCATTCCGATAAAAGAATATGTTCCGGAACGACTGGTTAATGGACGGATTGCGCTCGTGGGAGATGCCGCACATGTCCCCGCTCCTGTTACGGCCAGTGGATTCAACGAGTCGTTGCAAGATGCAGTGGCATTAGGAAAATGCGTGGAAGTGGGAATACAAGGACGAGCGGCCCTGCAAGCGCTGGCTGAATACGAGTCCCTCCGTTTGGAAAAGGTCCGTCAAATGGTCCAATCGGGACAGTTTTACAGCCGTTCATTTGGACGTCCGTAA